Genomic window (Arachis hypogaea cultivar Tifrunner chromosome 13, arahy.Tifrunner.gnm2.J5K5, whole genome shotgun sequence):
attcagttATTAATTTATTGTCTTGTTGGGTTATAATTTGATTAACTGAACCACTGAAGAACTGACTAATGATGTTGATTAACTGAATTTGTTGAATCTTAATTGTTGTTGATTATATTTGgttgattataatttgttgatTAACGTTGTAATGCCGAAAATTTTTGCTTGTGATTATAAATTTgcctcttttaaaaaaatatccccAAATCTGTCTTTATTTTGATGTCTGATATTGAAATGATCAAATCTGTGGTGGATTTGAATGCTGCGGTAGCCATTGTATACAGTGTTTTGGAGAGGCTAGGATTCAgtgtttgaaaattttgaatttgaaaattagaaacagatgaagatgaagatgaagatgagtaGTTGAATTCATTGCATATGGAAGGAAGATTCAGTAATTTTGTGTGATGGGAATATAGGGGGATTTAGAGTTGAATTTGTGTTATTATTGAGTTGAATTTTAAACTTGTTATTGATTATATTTGgttgattataatttgttgatTCCTGGcagattattcaattttttattttatagtgtAATATATTGTTCATTGTTGTTCTATGTTGTTGCTGTATATATgttgactattttatattttatttatataggaCTGGATTAATTGGTTCAACCTGTGACTCACTGGTTGAACCAATAATCCAGTGATTCAGTAGTTTGATCGGTTTGATTACCAATTCGATTCTGACAACTATGATTGGCTCGAATTGAAATTGGAATTTAGCCATTCCACACTTTGCTTTAGCGGATTCATACCTATCTTCGTTTCAATTTGATTGCTTCTTTTTCCCCAGAAAACCCGTGAGCGTGTTCCGTTATTATTCTCGCTCAGTTCGAAACCCCAATTTCTTTTCTCTTGCCATGGAACCTGGAAGATTTGATCCAACTTACTCTGCAGAGTTATTGAAGTACTTTCCCTTCAACCTGCGtcgtgcttcttttttttttcttcaatttattttattttttggaaccCAGTTTGATTCTGATTTTTATGTTGAACAGGCATATGGATAAGCAGAATGAGATCCTTATGGAAGCCTATAGATCAATGCTCCATGAATCGCAAAAACTTCAGGTTCTTTGCTTAGCACTAACCCTGAATTTTCCTGTCTCTAAATGTAATTTGTGCTTTTTTACTATTTTAGCTATTCTCTTTGACAAGGAAATTACATTCTTCATTTAGATAGTCCTAGTTTGATGCATTTTTCAGTAACAAATAACAAATGTGATGTTTGTAAGAGAGAAAGTACTTTTTGGTTTCTATTGGGATTGTGATACTGATTTCTGGTGGCATGTATCAATGAATTTCCGAATAATGATTTATTTTTCTGTGAGACAtgtttgtattaattcatcaacATTAATTCAAGTTCTAATTAATAGGTCGAAGAAGAAATGCTTATGCACAAGCTCTATGAAGTTATGTCAGCTCATGGTCTAACTAAAAAGGTATCTTGATCAACTCATctcatctcgtttacagtgtaggGTTAGGGTTTGATCATTGGAATCCCATAAGGACCTAACTTCGATTCTCACCGCTGCCATAAAAATCATTTTGATAGATTATCTATAAGTACATAAAAACACTTGTAATATGCTCTAATTCTGGTAGGATGATTGGTGTTATATCTATCCAAATCTTTTAATATCAGGAAATTAATCctgcatagttttttttttttttcgattactGAGTTCGTCCAAAAGATTTAATTAGTAATTGTACATTCTTCAATGTGGATAATCTCACTAAAAGATACATTTTTCTGTTTGATTTGTGGCCCATAAAATGAATGAGCATGAATTAACATACAGATTATAGTAGTTGTAATCTAGAATTTCCCTCCTGTTTCATTGGAGGTGCATTCCATATGTATTATATATTTAGCTTCAAATATGTTTATTTCTTTATGTATACTTGTGTGCAGAGTGATGGCAATTCCAATGCTGTTGATAATGTTGGAGCTTTAACTGAAAATAACAATAACGAAGCTGTTACACACCCCAGCAGTATAGAAACTCGAGGGCAACAAAGGGAAATCACTCCTTTTCGATACACTTATAGGAGGAGATAAGAGAAAATAACAGAATGGGTGAGAGGAATTGGCTTTATTCATTCCCTTACTTCAATACATATTTCACTGGTCTGGAGAATTTCATACTAAAATCTCCTGCACTAGTGACTTCCTTCTTTCTATTTCTAATTCTAATCCATCTTAGTTCAATTCTTCTATCTTCTGTACTATTATTTTGTACGGGAGATCTTATAGAAGCCCATGACAAACAGTGAGGACATAGTTTAGAATTTAGATTCATTCACTCGTTAATTTGGAACAAATTAGCGGGAATGAAATAGATCTTTCTTTACTCTATATATCCTTtgctttgttttaatttattttt
Coding sequences:
- the LOC112737694 gene encoding uncharacterized protein; its protein translation is MEPGRFDPTYSAELLKHMDKQNEILMEAYRSMLHESQKLQVEEEMLMHKLYEVMSAHGLTKKSDGNSNAVDNVGALTENNNNEAVTHPSSIETRGQQREITPFRYTYRRR